The following are encoded together in the Candidatus Neomarinimicrobiota bacterium genome:
- a CDS encoding c-type cytochrome: protein MINQQERYYNILKLNKWFAISSLLFAFIWLLTFANDFNRPWKKYQIEFRELEIERTRVDIAEANSNLEENEDFSALKDQLETAQNEIESRQEEIKSIQGNIKDLEAVLYAKNQIYQFAKADMDVAKYNFEQAQHGHGNLKTTNKIFENLSALTSSSKFKAEVIVGKIEVANNELKQIRQSLKKANDAITALARDKDLLVRKLTKIDPAEMSFSNKIANIVRDVPVLDFIDPYYDVKQVVIKDIEDDMIFMGVPKVDRCMTCHMGIDKKGFEEVPQPYTTHPNLDLYLGSNSPHPMNEYGCTGCHAGRGRGTGFNSSSHSPDNDEMAKRWKEDLEWDPLHHWDTPMLPMKYVEASCLKCHAGAIPVKESPKLALGMSIVEKGGCFGCHEIEGLKDAPKPGPGLRKIASKTTKDFAYKWIYEPRAFRENSWMPHFFKQINNNDPESIKRSNQEIHAIVSYLFDRSEKFKMDRLPNKGNAEDGKMLVNSLGCLGCHATEGEDLDELKSVNSMRREHGPNLVKLGSKTTQKWVYNWIRDPQSYHPATKMPDLRLTKKEASDISAYLVGDRDHDFEKETVPKIDEAELNIIVSEFLGSTLRKDEVDSRLAGMKLDQKLNYAGGKLIRQYGCFSCHDIDGFEDAKPIGTPLSTEASKLISKLDFGYFHDELPHTKWDWFK, encoded by the coding sequence ATGATTAATCAACAAGAACGTTATTATAACATCCTGAAGCTCAACAAATGGTTTGCTATTTCTAGCTTATTATTTGCCTTTATATGGTTATTGACATTTGCGAATGATTTCAATCGTCCATGGAAAAAATATCAAATTGAATTCAGAGAATTAGAAATTGAGAGAACTCGCGTAGACATTGCGGAAGCCAATTCTAACTTGGAAGAAAATGAAGATTTTTCCGCTCTGAAGGATCAACTAGAGACTGCCCAAAATGAAATTGAATCCCGCCAAGAAGAGATTAAATCTATTCAAGGCAACATTAAAGATTTAGAGGCTGTTCTTTATGCCAAAAATCAAATTTATCAGTTTGCAAAAGCTGATATGGATGTGGCTAAATATAATTTTGAACAGGCACAGCATGGCCATGGTAACTTAAAAACGACAAATAAAATATTCGAGAATCTTTCCGCGCTCACCTCTTCCAGTAAATTTAAAGCGGAAGTTATTGTCGGTAAAATTGAAGTGGCCAATAATGAATTAAAACAAATTCGTCAATCGTTAAAAAAAGCTAACGATGCCATTACTGCCCTTGCCCGAGATAAAGATTTGTTAGTGAGGAAATTGACTAAAATCGATCCGGCGGAAATGTCATTTTCTAATAAAATTGCAAATATCGTCCGGGATGTTCCAGTCCTAGATTTTATTGATCCATACTATGATGTTAAACAGGTTGTCATCAAAGATATTGAAGATGATATGATTTTTATGGGAGTCCCAAAAGTAGATCGATGTATGACCTGCCATATGGGGATTGATAAAAAAGGATTTGAAGAGGTACCTCAGCCCTATACCACCCACCCTAATTTAGATCTATATCTTGGATCTAATTCTCCTCACCCCATGAATGAATATGGGTGTACCGGTTGCCATGCTGGCCGTGGCCGTGGAACAGGTTTCAATTCATCATCTCACAGTCCTGATAATGATGAAATGGCCAAACGTTGGAAAGAAGATTTAGAATGGGATCCGTTACACCATTGGGATACACCCATGCTGCCTATGAAATATGTAGAAGCGTCATGCCTCAAATGTCATGCCGGCGCCATTCCTGTAAAAGAATCGCCAAAATTAGCGTTGGGAATGTCCATTGTAGAAAAAGGCGGTTGTTTCGGTTGCCATGAAATTGAAGGATTAAAGGATGCACCGAAACCAGGGCCGGGATTAAGAAAGATCGCGTCTAAGACGACCAAAGATTTTGCCTATAAATGGATTTATGAGCCACGCGCTTTTAGGGAAAATTCCTGGATGCCTCATTTCTTTAAGCAAATAAATAATAATGATCCTGAATCAATAAAGCGGTCGAATCAGGAAATCCATGCTATCGTTTCATATTTGTTTGATCGTAGCGAAAAATTTAAAATGGATCGTCTGCCTAATAAGGGCAATGCTGAGGATGGTAAAATGTTAGTGAACTCCTTAGGCTGTTTAGGTTGTCATGCCACAGAGGGAGAAGACTTGGATGAACTGAAATCAGTGAATTCCATGCGCCGTGAGCATGGGCCAAATCTTGTAAAACTTGGTTCCAAGACGACCCAAAAATGGGTGTACAACTGGATTCGTGATCCACAAAGTTACCATCCTGCAACAAAAATGCCTGATTTACGACTTACTAAAAAAGAAGCGTCAGATATTTCGGCTTACTTAGTGGGTGATCGTGACCATGACTTTGAAAAAGAAACAGTTCCAAAAATTGATGAAGCTGAACTAAATATAATTGTTTCAGAATTTTTAGGTTCAACTTTAAGAAAAGATGAGGTGGATTCACGTCTGGCAGGCATGAAATTGGATCAAAAATTAAATTATGCTGGTGGAAAACTAATTCGCCAATATGGATGTTTCAGTTGCCATGATATTGATGGTTTTGAAGATGCCAAACCAATTGGTACACCACTTTCGACCGAGGCCAGCAAACTTATCTCCAAATTAGATTTCGGCTATTTTCATGATGAATTGCCTCATACTAAATGGGATTGGTTCAAAC